The Arachis hypogaea cultivar Tifrunner chromosome 14, arahy.Tifrunner.gnm2.J5K5, whole genome shotgun sequence genome has a segment encoding these proteins:
- the LOC112741004 gene encoding serine/arginine-rich SC35-like splicing factor SCL30A isoform X2, which translates to MRGRSYSPSPPPARGYSRRGRSPSPRGRYSSRSRDLPTSLLVRNLRHDCRPEDLRRPFGQFGALKDIYLPKDYYTGEPRGFGFVQYVDPADAADAKYHMDGQVLLGRELTVVFAEENRKKPSEMRTRERRGRYDRRRSPPRYSRSPRYSRSPPPRHRSRSHSRDYYSPPPKRREYSRSPSPEGRRYSRERSYSHHSRERSSSRSPPYNGGSRSRSQSPAKGPTHSRSPTPDRDVRELAARRSPASENVK; encoded by the exons ATGAGAGGAAGGAGTTACAGCCCGTCACCACCGCCGGCAAGGGGTTACAGCCGAAGAGGAAGGAGTCCGAGCCCAAGAGGCCGCTACTCTAGCCGCTCTAGAGATCTCCCTACCAGCCTTCTTGTTCGTAACCTTCGCCATGATTGTAG GCCTGAGGACCTTCGCAGACCTTTTGGTCAGTTTGGTGCCCTTAAGGACATTTACTTGCCCAAGGATTATTACACTGG AGAACCCCGTGGTTTTGGTTTTGTCCAGTATGTGGATCCTGCTGATGCGGCAGATGCCAAATATCATATGGATGGTCAAGTTCTACTTGGTCGGGAGTTGACTGTTGTCTTTGCTGAGGAGAATAGAAAGAAGCCAAGTGAGATGAGAACAAGGGAGAGAAG GGGCCGATATGATCGAAGAAGATCTCCTCCTCGTTATTCTCGATCACCCCGCTACTCTCGATCCCCACCACCACGTCATAGGTCTCGTTCCCATAGTCGTGACTATTATTCCCCTCCTCCTAAAAGAAGGGAATATTCAAG ATCTCCCTCGCCTGAAGGTAGAAGGTACAGTCGAGAAAGATCATATTCACATCATAGTAGAGAGAGGTCATCCTCGCGTTCTCCACCCTATAACGGTGGCTCAAGGAGCCGAAGTCAGAGTCCGGCAAAGGGCCCAACCCATAGCAGAAGTCCAACCCCAGACCGTGATGTTAGGGAACTGGCAGCGCGCAGGTCCCCAGCCAGTGAGAACGTCAAGTAA
- the LOC112741004 gene encoding serine/arginine-rich SC35-like splicing factor SCL30A isoform X1, protein MVAMAEMRGRSYSPSPPPARGYSRRGRSPSPRGRYSSRSRDLPTSLLVRNLRHDCRPEDLRRPFGQFGALKDIYLPKDYYTGEPRGFGFVQYVDPADAADAKYHMDGQVLLGRELTVVFAEENRKKPSEMRTRERRGRYDRRRSPPRYSRSPRYSRSPPPRHRSRSHSRDYYSPPPKRREYSRSPSPEGRRYSRERSYSHHSRERSSSRSPPYNGGSRSRSQSPAKGPTHSRSPTPDRDVRELAARRSPASENVK, encoded by the exons ATGGTGGCAATGGCAGAGATGAGAGGAAGGAGTTACAGCCCGTCACCACCGCCGGCAAGGGGTTACAGCCGAAGAGGAAGGAGTCCGAGCCCAAGAGGCCGCTACTCTAGCCGCTCTAGAGATCTCCCTACCAGCCTTCTTGTTCGTAACCTTCGCCATGATTGTAG GCCTGAGGACCTTCGCAGACCTTTTGGTCAGTTTGGTGCCCTTAAGGACATTTACTTGCCCAAGGATTATTACACTGG AGAACCCCGTGGTTTTGGTTTTGTCCAGTATGTGGATCCTGCTGATGCGGCAGATGCCAAATATCATATGGATGGTCAAGTTCTACTTGGTCGGGAGTTGACTGTTGTCTTTGCTGAGGAGAATAGAAAGAAGCCAAGTGAGATGAGAACAAGGGAGAGAAG GGGCCGATATGATCGAAGAAGATCTCCTCCTCGTTATTCTCGATCACCCCGCTACTCTCGATCCCCACCACCACGTCATAGGTCTCGTTCCCATAGTCGTGACTATTATTCCCCTCCTCCTAAAAGAAGGGAATATTCAAG ATCTCCCTCGCCTGAAGGTAGAAGGTACAGTCGAGAAAGATCATATTCACATCATAGTAGAGAGAGGTCATCCTCGCGTTCTCCACCCTATAACGGTGGCTCAAGGAGCCGAAGTCAGAGTCCGGCAAAGGGCCCAACCCATAGCAGAAGTCCAACCCCAGACCGTGATGTTAGGGAACTGGCAGCGCGCAGGTCCCCAGCCAGTGAGAACGTCAAGTAA
- the LOC112741005 gene encoding uncharacterized protein encodes MALLSSFTTVTLPRTQTPLFYRKYPSPKLKVPHLFQSNRIVAFSAPKLNDQIASKSTNQIPDLQHEPQTRTWNWRGYSIRYQCAGNDGPALVLVHGFGANSNHWRKNIPVLAKSNRVYAIDLIGYGYSDKPNPRQIGDDSFYTFDTWAAQLNDFCLDVVKDQAFFVCNSIGGVVGLQAAVVAPQMCRGIIILNISLRMLHIKKQPWYAKPFIRSFQRLLRDTAVGKFFFKAVATKESVRNILCQCYHDTSMVTDELVEIILNPGLEPGAAEVFLEFICYSGGPLPEELLPQVTCPVLIAWGDKDPWEPIELGRNYGKFDSVEDFVVLPNVGHCPQDEAPHLVNPLVESFVACHAKSYVQQPSS; translated from the exons ATGGCATTGCTATCTTCCTTCACCACCGTCACTCTCCCACGCACCCAAACACCATTGTTTTACCGGAAATACCCTTCTCCCAAACTCAAAGTCCCTCATCTCTTTCAATCAAATAGGATCGTTGCATTTTCTGCCCCTAAATTGAATGACCAAATTGCTTCCAAGTCAACCAACCAAATTCCAGATCTCCAGCATGAGCCTCAAACCCG CACGTGGAACTGGAGGGGTTACTCTATCCGGTATCAGTGTGCTGGGAACGATGGCCCTGCACTGGTTTTAGTGCACGGTTTTGGAGCAAACAG TAACCATTGGAGGAAGAATATACCAGTTCTTGCAAAATCCAACCGGGTATACGCTATAGATCTTATTGGATATGGATATTCAGACAAACCGAATCCTCGCCAAATTGGAGATGATTCATTTTACACTTTTGACACATGGGCTGCCCAGTTAAATGATTTTTGTCTTGATGTCGTTAAAGATCAAGCATTCTTTGTATGCAATTCTATTGGAG gaGTTGTTGGTCTTCAGGCAGCTGTAGTTGCACCACAGATGTGCAGGGGCATTATTATTCTCAATATATCACTGCGTATGCTTCATATAAAAAAGCAGCCATGGTATGCAAAACCTTTCATCAGATCATTCCAGAGATTGCTCAG GGATACAGCTGTAGGAAAATTCTTCTTTAAAGCTGTTGCGACAAAAGAATCTGTAAGGAACATTCTTTGTCAG TGCTATCATGACACCTCCATGGTGACTGACGAGCTAGTGGAGATCATACTCAATCCAGGATTGGAACCTGGAGCCGCGGAGGTCTTTCTCGAGTTCATTTGTTACTCAGGTGGCCCTCTTCCTGAAGAGCTACTACCCCAAGTAACG TGCCCGGTATTGATAGCATGGGGTGACAAGGATCCTTGGGAACCAATTGAGCTTGGTAGAAACTACGGAAAATTTGATTCTGTAGAAGACTTTGTTGTCCTCCCAAATGTTGGACATTGCCCccag GATGAAGCCCCTCATCTTGTGAATCCACTTGTTGAGTCATTTGTGGCGTGCCATGCTAAATCTTACGTCCAGCAGCCCAGCAGTTAG